One Microbacter margulisiae genomic window carries:
- a CDS encoding glycoside hydrolase family 43 protein — translation MKYLFLAIVGMIALSSCKTTQAYLFSTFREPQQDGLLLAGSTDGYHWKSLGGPFNTPGVGRDKVFRDPSIVEGPHGTFHMVWTCSWTNDKGFGYASSKDLIHWTKSQYVEIMKSEPTTINVWAPDLFYDARKKDFIIIWASTIPYRFPKGEEAEDNNHRLYYTITKDFKTFSPAKLFFDPGYSVIDGTIFKVASKNYVLVFKDNTRPERNVKVAFSHSPIGPYAIPSAPFSPHFSEGPTVVKIGHNYLIYFERYVAKKYGAVETKDFKTFTDISNEVFLPKGQKHGTIFKVKYSIYKKLLKYQAQANKGH, via the coding sequence ATGAAGTATCTATTTTTGGCCATAGTAGGAATGATTGCTTTGTCATCGTGTAAAACAACACAGGCATATCTGTTTTCTACATTTAGAGAACCTCAACAGGATGGATTGCTGTTAGCCGGCAGTACTGACGGTTATCACTGGAAGAGTCTTGGCGGGCCATTCAATACTCCGGGAGTAGGCAGGGACAAAGTCTTCAGAGATCCATCGATTGTAGAAGGACCTCATGGCACCTTTCATATGGTATGGACTTGTAGCTGGACAAATGACAAAGGGTTTGGTTATGCAAGTTCAAAAGACCTAATACACTGGACTAAGTCGCAATATGTCGAAATAATGAAAAGTGAGCCCACGACCATTAATGTGTGGGCTCCGGATTTATTTTATGACGCACGGAAAAAAGATTTCATTATTATTTGGGCATCGACTATTCCATATCGTTTTCCGAAGGGAGAAGAAGCCGAGGACAACAATCATCGGTTATACTATACGATTACGAAAGATTTTAAGACTTTCTCTCCTGCAAAATTATTTTTTGATCCGGGATATAGTGTAATAGATGGTACGATTTTTAAAGTTGCTTCCAAGAATTATGTATTAGTATTTAAAGATAATACCCGTCCAGAGAGAAACGTCAAAGTAGCATTCTCACACTCTCCTATCGGGCCATACGCTATTCCGTCAGCGCCGTTCTCGCCACACTTTAGCGAAGGACCTACCGTGGTGAAAATCGGACACAACTATTTGATTTATTTCGAACGTTATGTAGCAAAAAAATATGGAGCCGTAGAAACAAAAGACTTCAAAACGTTCACTGACATTTCCAACGAAGTGTTTTTACCGAAGGGGCAAAAACACGGCACTATATTCAAAGTCAAATACAGTATTTATAAGAAACTATTAAAATACCAAGCTCAAGCCAACAAGGGACACTAA
- a CDS encoding MGH1-like glycoside hydrolase domain-containing protein has protein sequence MKHQTITYLVTIILAIFSSTITIHAQDGIYYTGTTLSNVNYHDGQLPLAVGVHNIQVLRANREHPALGGGVSWTYNHAPMLAYWNHQFYLEYLSDPVGESVPPGRTLLLTSKDGYRWSNPVIIFPQYRVPDGTTKPDSKIVAKHLWAVMHQRMGFYVSKSHRLLVLGFYGICLGPKDHPNDGNGIGRVVREVFPNGKFGPIYFIRYNHGFSQKNTTYPFYTQSKDQGFVDACNELLSKPLMMQQWNEEADRNDPLIPLKLDFKAFDYYHLPNGNVVGLWKCAVTSISKDNGRTWLTHPQRAQGFVNGNAKIWGQRTSDGRYSTVYNPSSFYRWPLAISTSNDGLNYNDMYLVHGDLTPMRYGGNFKNPGPQYVRGIIEGNGTPPDGDEWVTYSMNKEDIWVSRIPVPVTDRATAQANDDFNNFHSIAEMTQWNIYSPLWAPVSIEKRADGRRWLTLQDWDPFDYAKAERVIPTSKKLTAEFTIVPGQNNKGELDIEFENKTGQPCIRLIFDKDKLFKAQTGPHYSTLAHYQGGEVFHIELALDATTNSYTMVVNGKKISTHLFFNPVASVSRIVFRTGELPIEPTPDSPAFRYTDLPHAGSTAPKAVFYIKNLKTVSLDDDSHAAVLKADEFKHFVDFFNSMENENITLAISNAQSWDWMKKNIPLFECPQYTMEQMYYYRWWTYRKHIEKTPVGYAITEFLVPRHYADKYNLISCALGHHIYEGRWLRDRQYVDDDIHVWYRGNDGKPMKKLRNYSSWATDAIYNKYLVDGDTTFLLNMYPDLKANYAAWESDHRLHSGLFWQSDVQDGMEESISGGRRKHYARPTINSYMYGNAKALSEIAALDDNQTDARFYQLKADTLKSLVQNLLWNKDSLFFETLRKPGEMAQVREEIGFLPWYFNLPDKNKGYDAAWKQITNPRGFYAPFGITTAEQRNPEFRTHGVGNCEWDGAVWPFATSQTLTAMENLINNYPQTEMNDSIYFARLEQYVECQSYRGRPYIGEYLDQRTGYWLKGDQERSRYYNHSTFNDLIITGLVGLRPRPDNTIEINPLLPKHQWNWFCLDNVLYHGKNLTIVWDKTGGKYELGKGLMLFINGHKVASRPDLGKLTYTMK, from the coding sequence ATGAAACATCAAACCATAACATATCTGGTTACTATAATTCTGGCTATTTTTTCAAGTACAATAACAATCCATGCTCAGGATGGAATTTACTATACGGGCACTACACTATCGAATGTCAACTACCATGATGGGCAATTGCCTCTTGCCGTAGGTGTTCACAACATTCAGGTACTAAGAGCGAACAGAGAACATCCTGCATTGGGAGGCGGCGTAAGTTGGACATACAATCATGCTCCCATGCTGGCTTACTGGAATCATCAGTTCTATTTGGAATATCTGTCTGATCCTGTAGGAGAGAGTGTTCCTCCGGGAAGGACTTTATTATTAACTTCCAAAGATGGGTATCGCTGGTCAAATCCCGTCATTATTTTTCCTCAGTATCGGGTTCCGGATGGGACAACAAAACCCGATAGCAAAATAGTTGCTAAGCATTTGTGGGCTGTGATGCACCAACGGATGGGATTTTATGTATCGAAAAGCCATCGACTGTTAGTACTGGGTTTTTATGGCATTTGTCTGGGACCCAAGGATCATCCGAACGATGGGAATGGTATAGGCCGTGTTGTACGGGAAGTTTTCCCCAATGGAAAATTTGGACCGATTTACTTTATTCGCTATAATCACGGATTTAGTCAAAAAAACACTACTTATCCGTTTTATACCCAAAGCAAAGATCAAGGGTTCGTAGATGCCTGTAACGAGCTTTTATCAAAACCACTTATGATGCAACAATGGAATGAGGAAGCAGACAGAAATGATCCTCTGATTCCACTGAAGCTGGATTTCAAAGCATTTGATTATTATCATTTACCAAATGGGAACGTTGTAGGCTTATGGAAATGTGCGGTGACATCCATTAGTAAAGATAATGGACGTACATGGTTAACACATCCGCAGAGGGCTCAAGGTTTTGTGAATGGCAACGCCAAAATTTGGGGACAACGAACTTCTGACGGACGATATTCTACCGTATATAATCCCTCATCATTTTACCGTTGGCCGTTAGCCATTTCAACAAGCAACGACGGGTTGAATTATAACGATATGTATTTAGTTCATGGGGATTTGACTCCAATGCGATATGGAGGAAATTTTAAAAATCCGGGCCCTCAGTATGTACGTGGCATCATTGAAGGGAATGGAACACCACCCGATGGCGATGAATGGGTAACCTACAGCATGAACAAAGAAGACATATGGGTTTCCAGGATTCCTGTTCCGGTAACGGACAGAGCTACGGCACAAGCAAATGATGATTTCAACAACTTCCATTCCATTGCAGAGATGACCCAATGGAATATTTATAGTCCGTTGTGGGCGCCGGTAAGTATTGAAAAGCGCGCAGACGGACGGCGTTGGTTAACATTGCAGGATTGGGATCCTTTTGATTATGCAAAAGCAGAAAGAGTAATTCCCACATCAAAGAAACTGACTGCCGAATTTACGATTGTTCCTGGACAAAACAACAAAGGAGAGTTGGATATTGAGTTTGAGAACAAAACCGGACAACCCTGCATTCGTTTAATCTTCGATAAAGACAAGCTTTTCAAAGCACAAACAGGGCCACACTATTCAACGCTTGCCCACTATCAGGGAGGAGAAGTATTTCATATTGAGCTCGCATTAGATGCAACAACGAACAGTTACACAATGGTGGTAAACGGTAAAAAGATTTCCACACATCTTTTCTTTAATCCAGTAGCATCCGTTAGCCGTATCGTCTTCCGGACAGGAGAATTACCTATAGAGCCCACACCTGACAGTCCGGCATTTCGTTATACTGATTTACCTCATGCAGGAAGTACAGCACCTAAAGCTGTATTTTACATCAAAAACTTGAAAACGGTTAGCTTGGACGACGACAGTCATGCAGCAGTGTTAAAGGCTGATGAATTTAAGCATTTTGTGGATTTCTTCAATTCGATGGAAAATGAAAATATCACCCTGGCTATTTCGAATGCCCAATCATGGGACTGGATGAAAAAGAATATTCCATTGTTCGAATGCCCTCAATATACTATGGAGCAAATGTATTACTACCGGTGGTGGACATATCGTAAACATATAGAAAAAACACCGGTCGGTTATGCAATTACTGAATTTTTGGTACCGAGGCATTATGCAGACAAGTATAACTTAATAAGCTGCGCTTTGGGCCATCATATTTACGAAGGCCGTTGGTTGCGTGACCGCCAATATGTTGACGATGATATTCATGTATGGTACCGGGGAAATGATGGTAAACCGATGAAGAAACTGCGCAACTATAGCAGTTGGGCAACAGATGCAATCTATAATAAATATCTGGTCGATGGGGATACTACATTTCTTTTGAATATGTACCCTGATCTAAAAGCCAATTATGCTGCCTGGGAAAGCGATCATCGATTACATAGCGGGTTGTTCTGGCAAAGCGATGTACAGGACGGCATGGAAGAATCCATCAGCGGAGGACGCAGAAAACATTATGCCCGACCAACGATCAACAGTTACATGTATGGAAATGCCAAAGCATTATCTGAAATTGCAGCCCTGGATGACAATCAAACTGATGCGAGATTTTACCAACTGAAAGCAGATACATTGAAGTCTCTTGTTCAGAACTTGTTATGGAATAAAGACAGCCTCTTCTTTGAAACATTACGTAAACCCGGCGAAATGGCTCAGGTTCGGGAAGAGATAGGATTTCTTCCATGGTATTTCAATCTGCCGGACAAAAATAAAGGATATGATGCTGCATGGAAACAAATTACGAATCCAAGAGGTTTTTATGCTCCGTTTGGCATCACTACTGCAGAACAGCGTAATCCGGAATTCAGGACACATGGAGTTGGTAATTGTGAATGGGACGGTGCCGTATGGCCATTTGCCACATCACAAACATTGACTGCAATGGAAAATTTAATCAATAACTATCCTCAAACAGAAATGAATGATAGTATCTATTTTGCCAGGCTTGAACAATATGTTGAATGCCAATCGTACAGAGGACGACCCTACATAGGCGAATATTTAGATCAAAGGACTGGCTATTGGTTAAAAGGAGATCAGGAACGCAGCAGATACTATAACCATTCTACGTTTAACGATTTAATCATAACCGGGTTGGTTGGTTTACGGCCACGTCCTGATAATACAATTGAGATCAATCCTTTGCTTCCTAAACATCAATGGAACTGGTTCTGTCTGGACAATGTGCTCTATCATGGAAAAAATCTTACCATTGTCTGGGATAAAACCGGAGGAAAATACGAATTAGGGAAAGGCCTAATGCTGTTTATAAATGGTCACAAGGTGGCATCAAGACCTGACTTAGGTAAGCTGACCTATACAATGAAGTAA
- a CDS encoding glycoside hydrolase family 78 protein, whose amino-acid sequence MNRGVARSILCVIIAMMPLFANAIVIAKTTCDMAVNPLSINTVEPRFGWQLQSATNDDKQTAYEIEVSPKFSNANNPIWKSGKIKSDRSQLIPYGGTGKLQPGHFYKWIVRVWDAKGRASSWSLPSYFSIAPYPSFMNARWIGAITRTYAHLPIGRSFHMPSLKKKANLELLDSINSLALRSIMLRKSFTVHKKIRDAIVYICGLGHYRLSIDGEKISNSQFAPLWSDYDKTVYYNTYDVTSQLHKGENVIGVILGNGFYNAISNRYSKLWRTYGPPTLFFKMVIHYTNGTEQTICSDQSWSYALSPITFNNIYGGEDYNANLEQKGWDSPAFNDKGKAWKPVVIQESPKGELTPQLAPPVVIHKQYGIKSIHQLSDSVYVLDMGQNLAGFPSIKVKGKKGQTIRLWVGESLDKDGYVSQKRTGRPYYFEYTLSGDSIEQWHPLFSYYGFQYIEVVGANVLKAPKGSQLPLITAIKSDFVYSSAPEIGSFNCSDSLFSHTHFIINNSIKSNFQGVLTDCPHREKLGWLEQDQLNAPGLMYNYDMSTFFPKIMRDIRDAQYADGLVPSICPEYVHFGGDFTDSPEWGCASIVIPWIYYEHYGDSSLIRQYYPVMKRYLDYLTSRAKCHILSYGLGDWYDYGVKPAGYSQNTSIALSATAHYYLSASLMYKAAKLLGTNDTTKFKQLVNEIKKAYNERFFNPATKQYDIGSQYANAVSLYLNLVDPKNKQAVLNNLVADIRYHGNHLTTGDIGNRYLFQTLANNGLNDVMFDMLNRYDVPGYGFQVKYGLTTLAEQWDPRKGNSRNHFMLGQVEEWFYKTLAGIQDDPESPGFRHFYIKPIPAGNIKTVSASTESLYGRIQVEWTKQAKEFTLRITIPVNSSATVTLPFKVNSAVINHKTEAIKDNTIDLGSGRWNIITSL is encoded by the coding sequence ATGAACAGAGGAGTAGCAAGAAGTATTTTGTGTGTTATCATTGCAATGATGCCATTGTTTGCGAATGCAATTGTAATAGCCAAAACTACTTGCGACATGGCTGTCAATCCGTTATCGATCAATACCGTTGAACCCCGGTTTGGCTGGCAATTGCAATCGGCTACCAACGACGACAAACAAACTGCTTATGAAATAGAGGTAAGTCCTAAATTTTCTAACGCTAACAATCCTATTTGGAAGAGCGGAAAGATAAAATCAGACAGAAGCCAATTGATTCCCTACGGGGGAACTGGGAAATTACAACCGGGACACTTTTATAAATGGATAGTAAGAGTTTGGGATGCAAAAGGGAGGGCTTCTTCATGGAGCCTCCCCTCCTATTTCTCTATAGCGCCTTATCCATCTTTCATGAATGCCCGGTGGATCGGAGCCATCACAAGAACATATGCTCATTTGCCAATCGGCAGAAGCTTCCACATGCCTTCTCTTAAAAAGAAAGCAAACCTTGAATTATTGGATTCCATCAATAGCTTGGCATTGCGCAGTATTATGCTCAGAAAGTCATTCACCGTGCACAAAAAAATCCGGGACGCCATAGTTTATATCTGTGGACTCGGGCATTACAGGCTATCCATCGATGGAGAAAAAATTAGCAATAGTCAGTTTGCCCCGCTGTGGAGTGATTACGATAAAACCGTTTATTACAATACCTACGATGTCACTTCACAGCTACACAAAGGTGAAAATGTGATTGGAGTCATCCTGGGGAATGGTTTTTACAATGCCATCAGCAACCGGTACAGTAAGCTATGGCGTACTTATGGGCCTCCCACCCTATTTTTCAAAATGGTAATACACTATACCAATGGTACAGAACAAACAATCTGCTCTGATCAAAGCTGGAGCTACGCATTGAGTCCCATTACTTTTAATAACATCTATGGCGGAGAAGATTACAATGCGAACTTAGAGCAAAAAGGCTGGGATAGCCCCGCATTTAATGACAAAGGAAAAGCATGGAAACCGGTGGTCATACAGGAATCCCCAAAGGGAGAGTTAACTCCGCAATTGGCTCCTCCTGTCGTCATCCACAAGCAATATGGAATAAAGAGCATTCATCAATTATCCGATTCCGTATATGTGCTGGATATGGGACAAAACCTGGCCGGCTTTCCATCGATTAAAGTAAAAGGTAAAAAGGGACAAACCATACGGTTGTGGGTAGGTGAAAGCTTGGATAAAGACGGATACGTCAGCCAGAAACGCACCGGTAGACCTTACTATTTTGAATACACATTAAGCGGAGACAGCATTGAGCAATGGCATCCTTTGTTCAGTTATTACGGATTTCAATATATCGAAGTGGTAGGAGCCAATGTCTTGAAAGCGCCTAAAGGGAGCCAACTCCCCTTAATAACAGCTATAAAATCAGACTTTGTCTATTCCTCAGCTCCGGAAATCGGTTCGTTTAACTGCTCCGATTCACTCTTTTCCCATACTCATTTTATAATCAACAATTCAATAAAAAGTAACTTCCAGGGAGTACTTACAGATTGTCCTCATCGCGAGAAACTGGGTTGGCTGGAACAGGATCAATTAAACGCACCCGGCTTAATGTATAATTACGACATGTCAACTTTCTTCCCGAAAATCATGCGTGATATACGCGACGCCCAATATGCCGACGGACTTGTTCCAAGTATCTGTCCGGAATATGTACATTTTGGAGGAGATTTTACAGACTCACCTGAATGGGGCTGTGCATCTATCGTTATACCATGGATATATTACGAACATTATGGTGACAGTTCATTGATCCGTCAGTATTATCCTGTCATGAAAAGATACCTTGATTATCTTACATCCAGAGCCAAATGCCATATTCTTTCCTATGGATTGGGAGACTGGTATGACTATGGCGTAAAACCTGCTGGATACTCGCAAAACACATCCATTGCATTATCAGCAACAGCACATTATTATTTATCAGCATCCTTGATGTATAAAGCCGCCAAGCTGTTAGGTACAAATGACACAACAAAATTCAAACAGCTCGTTAATGAGATAAAAAAAGCCTATAACGAACGTTTCTTTAATCCGGCAACAAAACAATATGACATTGGGAGCCAATATGCAAATGCGGTTTCTCTCTATTTAAACCTGGTCGACCCGAAAAATAAACAAGCGGTTCTGAACAATTTGGTTGCGGACATCCGTTATCATGGCAATCATCTGACAACAGGCGATATTGGTAACCGTTACCTGTTTCAGACACTGGCAAACAATGGGTTGAATGATGTAATGTTTGATATGTTAAATCGTTATGATGTTCCGGGATATGGATTCCAGGTAAAATACGGATTAACTACGCTTGCAGAACAATGGGACCCACGTAAGGGAAATTCCAGAAACCATTTTATGTTGGGACAAGTAGAGGAATGGTTTTATAAAACGTTAGCCGGTATACAGGATGATCCGGAAAGTCCAGGATTCAGACATTTCTATATCAAACCGATTCCTGCCGGCAACATCAAAACAGTATCTGCTTCAACAGAAAGTTTATATGGAAGAATTCAGGTTGAATGGACAAAACAAGCGAAAGAATTTACGCTAAGAATCACTATTCCTGTAAATTCTTCAGCAACAGTAACATTACCCTTCAAGGTCAATTCGGCTGTCATAAATCATAAAACAGAAGCGATAAAAGACAATACCATTGACTTAGGATCAGGAAGATGGAATATCATCACAAGTCTATAA
- a CDS encoding dihydrodipicolinate synthase family protein produces the protein MQKRFSGVVVPVITPLNKDFTVDITAVGLILNQLAQNNIDPLVLGTTGESSSINEQESLRFVQAAVTVKGTHQTIYAGLVGNQVSDLIKRGNQYIDLGADVVVATLPAYYILTPEQMEAFYIQLADHIKGPVMLYNIKATTQMSIPLAVVERLSKHPNIWGLKDSERDIERMTTCIETYRDREDFSYFCGWGAQSANSLQLGADGIVPSTGNIVPSLYGKMKQEALLGNWDAVQHYQELTDIVAILYQQDRTLGQSLAALKVMMHGEKTCNTTMMPPLTELSARETELIIAKFDYYKKRTAII, from the coding sequence ATGCAAAAGAGATTTTCAGGAGTAGTAGTTCCGGTCATTACGCCATTAAATAAAGATTTCACAGTAGATATTACGGCTGTAGGATTAATCCTGAACCAACTAGCGCAAAACAATATAGATCCGCTGGTTTTAGGAACAACCGGCGAATCAAGTTCCATAAATGAACAGGAAAGTTTGCGTTTCGTTCAGGCTGCAGTAACCGTAAAAGGGACACACCAAACCATTTATGCCGGATTAGTTGGCAATCAGGTTTCGGATTTAATCAAACGGGGAAATCAATATATCGACTTAGGGGCTGATGTTGTAGTGGCTACCCTGCCCGCCTATTATATCCTGACACCGGAACAAATGGAAGCCTTTTACATTCAGTTGGCAGACCATATAAAAGGGCCTGTGATGCTCTATAATATTAAGGCCACAACGCAAATGTCCATTCCATTGGCTGTTGTGGAAAGATTAAGCAAGCATCCAAATATTTGGGGGTTGAAAGATTCCGAACGTGATATCGAACGGATGACAACCTGTATTGAAACCTATCGCGATCGTGAAGATTTCTCCTATTTCTGCGGATGGGGAGCACAAAGCGCCAACAGCCTGCAACTGGGCGCCGACGGGATAGTGCCCAGTACAGGGAATATTGTCCCTTCCCTTTATGGCAAAATGAAGCAGGAAGCGTTGCTCGGCAATTGGGACGCAGTTCAGCATTATCAGGAACTGACAGATATTGTAGCAATTCTTTATCAGCAAGACCGGACGCTTGGACAATCGTTAGCCGCCCTGAAAGTAATGATGCACGGGGAAAAAACATGTAATACCACGATGATGCCTCCGTTAACGGAACTTTCAGCTCGGGAAACTGAGCTTATCATAGCAAAATTTGATTATTACAAAAAGAGAACCGCAATCATTTAA
- a CDS encoding sodium:solute symporter family transporter translates to MLNSPIHWIDGLIVILSILFTVGTGLYFSKRQKSSDRYFIGSKNFPSWAIGLSIFATLLSSVTFLAYPAAAYRSNWILLVQGLMVPVVLVGIIWIIVPLFRRVVRLSTYEYFERRFGFFARLYSSIAFMLTHFSKMGTVLYLICLAMSSFFHLHILAIMFILWFAIVALTLLGGMEAVIWMDVIQGSLLIGGGLLCLGILLFRNAGGPTEALSQALHMGKIGVGPFTFSLQKLTFWVMVFNGAFYALQKYGTDQTIVQRYLTAKSDKDAKHAAYIGVFASVSVWTLFMLIGSLLYVFYHTGTATLPQGITADKVFPYFISTQLPVGAVGLVLAALVAAALASLQSDLNCLSAIGIGDYYQRFKPNSTDKQKLRMGRLLVFIASLLMMLVTYLYITWNGQGVLGVVFGLYSIFSAGIVGIFLLGILSRRANRQGLYIGIAVCVLFTAYAVLTSTQIHDKLILNLGKYNFHQHKYMLGVYSHLIVLFVGYAASFLFKSQPAEDDLTIYGYFKKKAA, encoded by the coding sequence ATGCTGAATAGTCCAATACACTGGATTGACGGATTGATTGTCATATTATCGATATTGTTTACAGTCGGGACAGGCCTTTACTTTTCAAAAAGGCAAAAAAGTTCTGACCGATACTTTATAGGGAGCAAGAACTTTCCTTCGTGGGCAATAGGACTATCCATCTTTGCCACCTTGCTAAGCAGCGTTACTTTCTTAGCCTATCCGGCAGCAGCTTATAGGTCAAACTGGATATTGCTTGTGCAAGGTTTAATGGTGCCGGTCGTATTGGTAGGAATCATTTGGATCATTGTTCCATTGTTTCGCAGAGTGGTACGGCTAAGTACATATGAATATTTTGAACGGCGATTTGGATTCTTTGCCCGGCTCTACAGCTCAATAGCGTTTATGCTGACCCATTTTTCCAAGATGGGAACCGTATTATACCTGATTTGTCTGGCTATGAGCAGCTTCTTTCATCTCCACATCCTGGCTATTATGTTCATATTGTGGTTTGCCATTGTCGCCCTTACGCTATTGGGAGGGATGGAAGCTGTCATCTGGATGGATGTGATTCAGGGAAGCTTACTGATAGGAGGAGGATTACTCTGTCTGGGAATTTTGTTGTTCCGCAATGCCGGAGGACCTACTGAAGCTTTAAGCCAGGCATTACATATGGGAAAAATTGGCGTTGGCCCGTTCACGTTTAGTTTACAAAAGCTCACATTTTGGGTGATGGTGTTTAATGGTGCTTTTTATGCACTTCAGAAATATGGAACGGATCAAACGATCGTTCAACGTTACCTGACTGCAAAATCGGACAAGGATGCTAAGCATGCCGCCTACATTGGCGTATTTGCAAGCGTTTCCGTATGGACGTTATTTATGTTGATTGGTTCATTATTATATGTATTTTATCATACGGGAACTGCCACTTTACCTCAAGGTATCACCGCTGACAAGGTATTTCCTTACTTTATTTCCACGCAGCTTCCCGTTGGTGCTGTAGGGCTAGTCCTTGCTGCACTTGTAGCAGCCGCACTTGCCAGTTTACAGTCCGACCTGAACTGTCTTTCGGCTATTGGAATAGGAGATTACTATCAACGCTTCAAACCAAACAGCACTGACAAACAAAAATTGAGGATGGGACGATTACTTGTCTTCATAGCAAGCCTGTTGATGATGTTGGTAACCTACCTGTATATTACATGGAACGGGCAAGGAGTGTTGGGGGTCGTCTTCGGACTCTATTCCATCTTCTCAGCCGGAATCGTTGGCATATTCCTATTAGGCATCCTGTCCAGGCGGGCAAACCGGCAGGGATTATATATAGGAATTGCCGTATGCGTTCTTTTTACAGCCTATGCCGTGCTTACCTCGACACAAATACATGATAAACTGATTTTGAATCTGGGGAAATATAATTTTCACCAACATAAATATATGCTTGGCGTCTATAGCCACCTGATTGTTCTTTTTGTAGGTTATGCAGCCAGTTTCCTGTTTAAGTCACAACCTGCAGAAGACGATCTGACAATTTACGGATATTTCAAGAAGAAAGCAGCATGA
- a CDS encoding iron-containing alcohol dehydrogenase — protein MNSIILQQPGTIVFGENCIGRLIDNRFVQASKRILWLITSPLINTLQPTLEAITTSGKTVELIDYNFPGEPTFSQFEALLAQSEQFNPDCVIGIGGGSVLDCAKLLAALTGNNQKLEDIAGIGLLNGRSKKLICLPTTSGTGSEMSPNAILLNETTLAKSGIISPYLLPDACYIDPVLTISLPARLTAETGMDALAHCIEAYTNKFAHPAVDIYALKGMELIAQNLQRACENGNDIEARSALALGSMYGGLCLGPVNTAAIHALSYGLGGRFHVPHGLANAIVMPEVLRFNMEASIERHATVALALGVQNKGDEKETALAGIEKIKEISRACGIPQHLSDIGIKAEDLSELADIAMGVTRLLKNNPREVTKTDAIEIYRKLL, from the coding sequence ATGAACTCGATTATATTACAACAACCCGGAACCATAGTATTTGGAGAAAATTGTATAGGCCGATTAATTGACAACCGGTTTGTACAGGCATCAAAAAGAATATTATGGCTGATCACTTCACCATTAATAAATACCCTTCAACCTACGTTAGAAGCTATAACAACCAGCGGGAAGACAGTAGAATTAATCGACTATAATTTCCCCGGCGAACCTACTTTTAGTCAGTTCGAAGCATTATTAGCCCAATCAGAACAATTTAATCCTGATTGTGTTATAGGCATAGGAGGAGGAAGCGTGTTGGATTGCGCCAAATTACTGGCTGCGCTGACGGGGAATAATCAGAAACTGGAGGATATTGCCGGCATAGGATTGTTAAACGGAAGATCGAAGAAGCTGATCTGTTTGCCGACGACTTCAGGCACAGGAAGCGAAATGTCGCCGAATGCAATTTTATTGAATGAAACTACCTTGGCAAAAAGTGGTATTATCAGTCCCTATCTGTTGCCTGATGCCTGCTATATCGATCCCGTATTAACGATATCTTTACCAGCACGTTTAACGGCAGAAACAGGAATGGACGCCCTCGCCCATTGCATTGAAGCCTACACGAATAAATTTGCTCATCCGGCTGTTGATATTTATGCATTAAAGGGGATGGAGCTGATTGCTCAGAATTTGCAGCGCGCCTGTGAAAATGGAAATGATATCGAAGCCAGATCAGCTTTGGCATTAGGATCCATGTACGGAGGATTATGTCTTGGGCCGGTAAATACAGCCGCAATTCATGCTTTGTCATATGGATTGGGCGGAAGATTTCATGTACCCCATGGATTAGCCAACGCTATAGTAATGCCGGAGGTTTTACGATTCAACATGGAGGCCTCTATAGAACGACATGCGACAGTAGCATTAGCCCTGGGAGTTCAAAACAAAGGAGATGAAAAAGAAACAGCCCTTGCCGGAATTGAAAAGATAAAGGAAATATCAAGAGCATGTGGTATTCCACAACATTTGAGTGATATCGGTATTAAAGCAGAAGACTTATCGGAACTGGCTGATATTGCCATGGGGGTAACTCGTTTATTAAAAAACAATCCGAGAGAAGTAACGAAAACCGACGCGATTGAAATCTACAGAAAACTGCTTTGA